Proteins encoded in a region of the Equus asinus isolate D_3611 breed Donkey chromosome X, EquAss-T2T_v2, whole genome shotgun sequence genome:
- the TAF9B gene encoding transcription initiation factor TFIID subunit 9B, whose amino-acid sequence MESGKMAPPKNAPRDALVMAQILKDMGITEYEPRVINQMLEFAFRYVTTILDDAKIYSSHAKKPNVDADDVRLAIQCRADQSFTSPPPRDFLLDIARQKNQTPLPLIKPYAGPRLPPDRYCLTAPNYRLKSLVKKGANQGRLVPRLSVGAVSSRPTTPTVATPQTVSVPNKVAPPASVTSQRFTVQIPPSQSTPVKPVPATTAVQNVLINPSMIGSKNILITTNMVSSQNMANESNPLKRKHEDDDDNDTIKNIV is encoded by the exons ATGGAGTCGGGCAAGATGGCGCCTCCCAAGAACGCTCCGAGAGATGCTTTG GTGATGGCACAGATCCTGAAGGATATGGGAATTACGGAGTATGAACCAAGGGTTATAAATCAAATGTTGGAATTTGCTTTCC GATATGTGACTACAATTTTGGACGATGCAAAAATTTATTCCAGCCATGCTAAGAAACCTAATGTTGATGCAGATGATGTGAGACTGGCAATCCAGTGTCGTGCTGACCAGTCTTTTACCTCTCCTCCCCCAAGAGAT tttttactggATATTGCAAGGCAGAAAAATCAAACCCCTTTACCACTGATTAAGCCATATGCAGGACCCAGACTGCCACCTGACAGATACTGCTTAACAGCTCCAAACTATAGGCTGAAGTCCTTAGTTAAAAAG GGAGCTAACCAAGGAAGACTAGTTCCACGGTTAAGTGTTGGTGCTGTTAGCAGCAGACCTACCACTCCTACTGTAG CAACCCCGCAAACAGTCTCTGTCCCAAATAAAGTTGCACCTCCAGCGTCAGTGACAAGCCAAAGATTTACAGTGCAGATTCCACCTTCTCAGTCCACACCTGTCAAACCAG TTCCTGCAACAACTGCAGTTCAAAATGTTCTGATTAATCCTTCAATGATTGGGTCCAAAAATATTCTTATTACGACCAATATGGTTTCATCACAGAACATGGCCAATGAATCAAACCCATTGAAGAGAAAacatgaagatgatgatgacaatgatactATAAAGAATATAGTCTAG